The proteins below come from a single Vibrio natriegens NBRC 15636 = ATCC 14048 = DSM 759 genomic window:
- a CDS encoding DNA polymerase III subunit chi has product MQTATFYIIKEDSPQAQLTGFEEYVVFLAQHFARQGAKVYLNCNDKMHAEQLAEAFWQIDADKFMAHNLVGEGPKYATNIEIGHHGVKPSWNRQLVINLAENETTFANKFAQVVDFVPCEEKAKQLARERYKIYRQAGYQLQTIEIQYP; this is encoded by the coding sequence ATGCAAACCGCAACTTTCTACATCATCAAAGAAGACAGCCCACAAGCGCAGCTCACTGGCTTTGAAGAGTATGTCGTATTTTTGGCTCAGCACTTTGCCCGCCAAGGCGCTAAAGTATATCTGAACTGCAACGACAAAATGCATGCCGAGCAGCTCGCTGAAGCTTTCTGGCAAATTGATGCAGACAAGTTCATGGCACATAATCTCGTAGGTGAAGGCCCTAAATACGCCACCAACATTGAAATTGGACATCATGGTGTAAAACCGTCTTGGAATCGCCAATTAGTAATTAATTTGGCGGAAAATGAGACAACCTTTGCGAACAAGTTTGCTCAAGTGGTAGACTTCGTGCCCTGCGAAGAAAAAGCTAAACAGCTCGCAAGAGAAAGATATAAAATTTACCGACAAGCAGGCTACCAACTGCAGACGATAGAAATTCAATATCCTTAA
- a CDS encoding valine--tRNA ligase, with protein MEKTYNPTSIEQALYQTWEEKGYFKPHGDTTKESYSIMIPPPNVTGSLHMGHAFQDTIMDTLIRCERMKGKNTLWQVGTDHAGIATQMVVERKIAAEEGKTKNDYGREAFIDKIWEWKGESGGTITKQLRRLGASVDWDRERFTMDDGLSNAVQEVFVRLYEDDLIYRGKRLVNWDPKLHTAISDLEVENKDTKGNMWHFRYPLADGVKTADGKDYIVVATTRPETVLGDTGVAVNPEDPRYKDLIGKEIILPIVDRRIPIVGDDHADMEKGTGCVKITPAHDFNDYEVGKRHQLPMINILTFDANIRDAAEVFNTNGEASDAYSTELPAKYHGMERFAARKAVVAEFDELGLLEEVKDHDLQVPYGDRGGVVIEPMLTDQWYVRTAPLAKTAVEAVENGDIQFVPKQYENMYFSWMRDVQDWCISRQLWWGHRIPAWYDNQGNVYVGRTEEEVRNNNNLESVIELHQDEDVLDTWFSSALWTFGTQGWPEQTDDLKVFHPSDVLVTGFDIIFFWVARMIMMTMHFVKDEDGKPQVPFKTVYVTGLIRDENGDKMSKSKGNVLDPIDMIDGIDLESLVEKRTGNMMQPQLAKKIEKNTRKTFENGIEAYGTDALRFTLAAMASTGRDINWDMKRLEGYRNFCNKLWNASRYVMMNTEEQDCGFNGGDIEYSLADKWIESQFELAAKAFNNHIDNFRLDMASNTLYEFIWNQFCDWYLELTKPVLWKGTEAQQRGTRRTLITVLEKTLRLAHPVIPYITETIWQSIKPLVDGVEGETIMLQALPQFDEANFHQEALDDIEWVKAFITSIRNLRAEYDINPGKPLDVMLKAASEEDATRLEANKQVLMSLAKLEAVRVLEAGEETPACATALVGKSELMIPMAGLIDKDAELARLDGEIKKTHGEIKRIEGKLGNEGFVAKAPEAVVAKEREKLEGYKETLAKLEEQKTTIAAL; from the coding sequence ATGGAAAAAACATATAACCCAACTTCAATCGAACAAGCTCTGTATCAGACTTGGGAAGAGAAAGGCTACTTCAAGCCACACGGTGACACTACTAAAGAATCATACAGCATCATGATCCCGCCACCGAACGTCACTGGTAGCCTACACATGGGCCACGCGTTCCAAGATACGATCATGGATACGCTTATCCGTTGTGAACGTATGAAGGGTAAAAACACCCTTTGGCAAGTAGGTACTGACCACGCTGGTATCGCAACTCAGATGGTTGTTGAGCGCAAGATCGCGGCAGAAGAAGGCAAAACCAAAAACGATTACGGTCGTGAAGCTTTCATTGACAAAATCTGGGAATGGAAAGGTGAATCTGGTGGCACCATCACTAAACAGCTACGTCGTCTTGGCGCGTCAGTAGACTGGGATCGTGAACGCTTTACGATGGATGATGGCCTCTCAAATGCAGTACAGGAAGTTTTTGTTCGTCTGTACGAAGATGATTTAATCTACCGTGGTAAGCGTCTGGTTAACTGGGATCCAAAGCTACACACAGCAATCTCAGATCTGGAAGTAGAAAACAAAGACACTAAAGGCAACATGTGGCATTTCCGCTACCCACTAGCGGATGGCGTAAAAACGGCTGACGGTAAAGATTACATCGTCGTTGCAACCACTCGTCCAGAAACCGTACTTGGTGATACCGGTGTTGCTGTAAACCCAGAAGATCCGCGTTACAAAGATCTTATCGGTAAAGAAATCATTCTTCCTATCGTTGACCGTCGCATCCCTATCGTAGGTGATGATCACGCGGATATGGAAAAAGGCACTGGTTGTGTGAAAATCACACCTGCGCACGACTTCAATGACTACGAAGTTGGTAAGCGCCACCAGCTACCAATGATCAACATTTTGACTTTTGACGCCAACATCCGTGACGCGGCTGAAGTATTCAACACCAACGGCGAAGCAAGCGACGCATACAGCACAGAGCTTCCAGCTAAATACCATGGCATGGAGCGTTTTGCTGCGCGTAAAGCTGTCGTTGCTGAATTCGACGAGCTAGGCCTACTTGAAGAAGTGAAAGATCACGATCTACAAGTTCCTTACGGCGACCGTGGTGGCGTGGTTATCGAACCAATGCTAACTGACCAATGGTACGTACGTACTGCGCCTCTAGCGAAAACAGCGGTTGAAGCAGTTGAAAACGGCGACATCCAGTTCGTGCCTAAGCAATACGAAAACATGTACTTCTCTTGGATGCGTGACGTTCAAGACTGGTGTATCTCTCGTCAGCTATGGTGGGGTCACCGTATCCCAGCTTGGTACGACAACCAAGGCAATGTTTACGTAGGACGCACTGAAGAAGAAGTTCGTAACAACAACAACCTAGAGTCAGTCATTGAGCTGCACCAAGACGAAGACGTACTGGATACCTGGTTCTCTTCTGCTCTATGGACGTTCGGTACTCAAGGTTGGCCAGAGCAAACTGACGATCTGAAAGTGTTCCACCCTTCAGACGTACTAGTCACTGGTTTCGACATCATCTTCTTCTGGGTTGCGCGCATGATCATGATGACCATGCACTTCGTGAAAGACGAAGACGGCAAGCCACAAGTACCATTCAAAACCGTTTACGTTACCGGTCTAATCCGTGACGAAAACGGCGACAAGATGTCTAAGTCGAAAGGTAACGTGCTTGACCCAATCGACATGATCGATGGTATCGACCTAGAGTCTCTGGTTGAGAAGCGCACTGGCAACATGATGCAGCCTCAGCTAGCGAAGAAGATCGAGAAGAACACTCGTAAGACGTTTGAAAACGGTATCGAAGCATACGGTACAGACGCACTGCGTTTCACACTTGCAGCAATGGCATCAACAGGCCGCGATATCAACTGGGATATGAAGCGTCTTGAAGGTTACCGTAACTTCTGTAACAAACTATGGAACGCTAGCCGTTACGTAATGATGAACACAGAAGAGCAAGATTGTGGCTTCAACGGTGGTGACATTGAATACTCACTAGCGGACAAGTGGATCGAGTCTCAGTTTGAACTAGCAGCGAAAGCGTTCAACAACCATATCGACAACTTCCGTCTGGATATGGCGTCGAACACGCTTTACGAATTCATCTGGAACCAATTCTGTGACTGGTACCTAGAGCTAACGAAACCTGTTCTATGGAAAGGCACTGAAGCGCAGCAACGTGGTACTCGTCGTACGCTAATCACGGTTCTTGAGAAAACGCTACGTTTGGCTCACCCAGTGATTCCTTACATCACAGAGACTATCTGGCAAAGCATCAAGCCACTAGTCGATGGTGTTGAAGGTGAGACAATCATGCTTCAAGCTCTACCTCAATTCGACGAAGCGAACTTCCATCAAGAAGCGCTAGACGACATCGAGTGGGTTAAAGCGTTCATCACTAGCATCCGTAACCTACGTGCTGAGTACGACATCAACCCGGGTAAACCACTTGATGTGATGCTAAAAGCAGCAAGTGAAGAAGATGCGACTCGTCTAGAAGCGAACAAGCAAGTACTGATGTCTCTGGCGAAGCTAGAAGCGGTACGCGTTCTTGAAGCTGGCGAAGAAACACCAGCGTGTGCAACAGCATTGGTTGGTAAGTCTGAGCTGATGATCCCAATGGCGGGTCTTATCGACAAAGACGCAGAACTTGCGCGTCTTGATGGCGAAATCAAGAAAACGCACGGCGAGATCAAGCGTATTGAAGGCAAACTTGGTAACGAAGGCTTCGTAGCGAAAGCACCTGAAGCGGTTGTTGCTAAAGAGCGTGAGAAGCTTGAAGGCTACAAAGAAACACTGGCTAAGCTAGAAGAGCAAAAAACCACAATTGCGGCTCTTTAA
- a CDS encoding DUF2061 domain-containing protein produces the protein MKKTLTFAALHFTIAFSVAYVLTGDILIGSLIAMIEPSVNTVAFYFHEKAWTSVPALKARQCMTKLKTASFATVHFSVAFTVVYLLTGDAFIGGVMAMLEPSINTVAYYFHEKVWLRKSANQTPSSHFGLHRHA, from the coding sequence ATGAAAAAGACACTAACTTTCGCTGCATTACATTTTACTATCGCATTTAGTGTCGCTTACGTACTTACTGGCGACATCTTGATTGGTAGTTTAATTGCCATGATCGAGCCATCAGTAAACACGGTCGCTTTCTACTTTCATGAAAAAGCTTGGACAAGTGTTCCCGCTTTAAAAGCTCGTCAATGCATGACCAAGCTAAAAACCGCAAGTTTCGCAACAGTACACTTTAGCGTAGCGTTTACGGTGGTTTACTTGTTAACGGGTGATGCATTCATTGGTGGTGTCATGGCAATGTTAGAGCCATCTATAAACACGGTGGCGTACTATTTCCATGAGAAAGTTTGGTTACGTAAATCTGCAAACCAAACACCTTCATCTCACTTTGGTTTGCATCGACATGCCTAA